The Anaerobacillus sp. CMMVII region TAGTTGAAGGTACAGGTTGGAGGCAGAAAAATGAATATCGATCAAACGAAAATTCCTCAAGCAACGGCAAAACGGTTGCCTTTGTATTATCGATTTTTAGAAAATTTACAAGCGTCTGGGAAGCAAAGAGTTTCGTCTTCGGAATTAAGTGAAGCCGTAAAAGTAGATTCAGCAACGATTCGTCGAGATTTCTCCTACTTTGGTGCACTTGGGAAAAAGGGGTATGGATACAATGTAAATTATCTATTAACCTTTTTTAGAAAAACATTAGACCAGGATGAGGTTACGAATGTCGCACTAATCGGTGTCGGAAACTTAGGGACAGCATTTTTGCATTACAATTTCTCAAAGAATAATAGTACAAGAATTGAACTAGCTTTTGATGTCGATGAAAATAAAGTCGGGACTGAGCTTGGAAGCGTTCCTATTTATCATTTAGATGATTTAGAAAAAGTTTTAGACTCTTCTATTTCAGTCGCGATATTAACTGTACCGTCATCCGTTGCTCAAAAGGTAGCAGATCGTTTGGTTGCTTGTGGTATAAAAGGAATTTTGAATTTCACACCAGCCAGACTATCAGTACCAAAGAACATCCGAGTTCATCATATTGATCTATCGGTTGAACTTCAGTCATTAATTTATTTTCTTAAGCATTATCCAATGTAAGAGTCGTACCTGCACGAAATACAATGAAAGGGTTATCACATGTCTAAACAGTGGTAACCCTTTTTTATTATAGAATCAATTTGGCTACGGAGATAACAAAGACGTTCAATCCAATTACTCTTACCTTCAGTATTGTAAATCTGATAGTTAGGGTTTTTTCTTCTTTATAAATGACTGGTAAAAAAATCCTTGATTATTAAACCCTTCTATACTAAAATTTCATTTTTCATGGTATGATTAAAAATATATTTCGAAAAACGAAAGGATTCTACAGATGAGAAAATTGTTTCCTGAAAAATGGCTTGTAGTGATAGCAGTATTATTAGGAACTTTTACAATTATTTTAAACAACAGCATGTTAAATCCGGCAGTTCCCCATTTGATGAAGGTATTTGAAGCTGATGCGGTAGCTACCGGATGGGTAATTACAATCTTCATGGTAACGATGGGAATAACCATGCCATTAACCGGCTACTTAGGAGATAAATTCGGAAAGAAAAAGCTTTATTTGAGCGGTTTAGTAATCTTTATCATCGGCTCTATTTTAGGCTCGTTTTCTTGGGACCTTAGTTCCCTTATATTTTTCCGGGGCATTCAAGGAATCGCTGGTGGAATTATGATGCCATTATCAATGGCACTTATCTTTGAAGTATTTCCAAGACATGAGCGGGGACTTGCCACAGGTATCTGGGGCGTTGCAGCGATGATGGCGCCTACGATTGGGCCTACGATTGGTGGATTTATTATTGAATCTGGCAGTTGGCAGTGGCTCTTTTTAGTTAACGTACCAACAGGGGCTTTAGGAATTTTGATTGGTGCAATGTACTTAAAAAATACAAACAGAGTCCAAGGAATTACCTTCGATAAATGGGGATTTGCTTCAGTAACAGTGGGAGTAGGAGCAATCCTATATGCATTAGGGAGAGTTTCAGCAATAGAGCATCTAATACAACCTCTAAATCTTACATTAATAATTATTGGAATAGTCTCGCTATATCTCTTCGTAAAAATTGAAAACCATCAAGAGCAGCCATTATTAGATTTATCAATTTTTAAAAACAAGGCTTACACATATAGTGTCTGGATTTCAATTTCAACCTCATTAGCGTTATTCGGAGGAATCTTTCTAATACCTTTATTAATTCAACATGTGTACGGGTTAGGGCCGGTAGTCACAGGCCTAGTATTTTTACCAGCGGCGCTTTTCACCGGCATATTTATGACCATTGGAGGCCGACTTCTCGATCGAAAAGGACCATTACTTGTTGTTACTAGTGGTCTAGTCATGATCGCTGTCCCTACAATTGCTTTAGGATTTACAACAATGGAAACCTCTTTAGCTATGATTTTCTTACTCATGGCACTGCGAGGAATTGGTCAAGGCTTCTCAACCATGCCTGCGACAACTGCCGGAATGAATGCCATTCCAGAAAAATTTATTTCTAGAGGATCAGCAATGAACAACGTCTTAAGGCAAATTAGTTCAGCTCTAGGGATCGTCTTTATCTCAATCTATTATGAGGTTCGTAAAGTGCAAGTATTTCCTAATGTCGGGACAATGGAAGAAGCAAGTTTACAAGCGATTAATGAAGGGTTTTTGCTTTTAGGGGTAATCGCCATTCTAACGATACCACTAGGTTTGCTAATAGGCAGAGCTTCTGAAAAACAAGAACGTAA contains the following coding sequences:
- a CDS encoding MDR family MFS transporter, which codes for MRKLFPEKWLVVIAVLLGTFTIILNNSMLNPAVPHLMKVFEADAVATGWVITIFMVTMGITMPLTGYLGDKFGKKKLYLSGLVIFIIGSILGSFSWDLSSLIFFRGIQGIAGGIMMPLSMALIFEVFPRHERGLATGIWGVAAMMAPTIGPTIGGFIIESGSWQWLFLVNVPTGALGILIGAMYLKNTNRVQGITFDKWGFASVTVGVGAILYALGRVSAIEHLIQPLNLTLIIIGIVSLYLFVKIENHQEQPLLDLSIFKNKAYTYSVWISISTSLALFGGIFLIPLLIQHVYGLGPVVTGLVFLPAALFTGIFMTIGGRLLDRKGPLLVVTSGLVMIAVPTIALGFTTMETSLAMIFLLMALRGIGQGFSTMPATTAGMNAIPEKFISRGSAMNNVLRQISSALGIVFISIYYEVRKVQVFPNVGTMEEASLQAINEGFLLLGVIAILTIPLGLLIGRASEKQERKTTLSA
- a CDS encoding redox-sensing transcriptional repressor Rex, whose product is MNIDQTKIPQATAKRLPLYYRFLENLQASGKQRVSSSELSEAVKVDSATIRRDFSYFGALGKKGYGYNVNYLLTFFRKTLDQDEVTNVALIGVGNLGTAFLHYNFSKNNSTRIELAFDVDENKVGTELGSVPIYHLDDLEKVLDSSISVAILTVPSSVAQKVADRLVACGIKGILNFTPARLSVPKNIRVHHIDLSVELQSLIYFLKHYPM